In Canis lupus familiaris isolate Mischka breed German Shepherd chromosome 9, alternate assembly UU_Cfam_GSD_1.0, whole genome shotgun sequence, a single window of DNA contains:
- the SLC25A25 gene encoding calcium-binding mitochondrial carrier protein SCaMC-2 isoform X25, whose amino-acid sequence MQSLRDLGVKISEQQAEKILKRIRTGHFWGPVTYMDKNGTMTIDWNEWRDYHLLHPVENIPEIILYWKHSTIFDVGENLTVPDEFTVEERQTGMWWRHLVAGGGAGAVSRTCTAPLDRLKVLMQVHASRSNNMCIVGGFTQMIREGGAKSLWRGNGINVLKIAPESAIKFMAYEQIKRLVGSDQETLRIHERLVAGSLAGAIAQSSIYPMEVLKTRMALRKTGQYSGMLDCARKILAREGMAAFYKGYVPNMLGIIPYAGIDLAVYETLKNAWLQRYAVNSADPGVFVLLACGTMSSTCGQLASYPLALVRTRMQAQASIEGAPEVTMSSLFRQILRTEGAFGLYRGLAPNFMKVIPAVSISYVVYENLKITLGVQSR is encoded by the exons ATGCAGTCCCTGCGGGACCTAGGAGTAAAGATATCCGAACAGCAGGCGGAAAAGATTCTCAAGAG AATACGAACGGGCCACTTCTGGGGCCCTGTCACCTA CATGGATAAGAATGGCACAATGACTATTGACTGGAATGAATGGAGAGACTACCACCTCCTCCATCCCGTGGAAAACATCCCCGAGATCATCCTGTACTGGAAGCATTCCACG ATCTTTGATGTGGGTGAGAATCTGACAGTCCCTGATGAATTCACAGTGGAGGAGAGGCAGACGGGGATGTGGTGGAGACACCTCGTGGctggaggcggggcgggggctgtATCCAGAACTTGCACGGCGCCCTTGGACAGGCTCAAGGTGCTCATGCAG GTCCATGCCTCCCGCAGCAACAACATGTGCATTGTGGGTGGGTTCACCCAGATGATTCGAGAAGGCGGGGCCAAATCTCTCTGGCGGGGAAATGGCATCAACGTCCTCAAAATTGCCCCTGAATCAGCCATCAAATTCATGGCCTACGAGCAG ATCAAGCGTCTTGTGGGGAGTGACCAGGAGACTCTGAGGATTCACGAGAGACTTGTGGCAGGGTCCCTGGCTGGGGCCATCGCTCAGAGTAGCATCTACCCAATGGAG GTTCTGAAGACCCGAATGGCCCTGCGCAAGACAGGCCAGTACTCGGGCATGCTGGACTGTGCCAGGAAGATCCTAGCCAGAGAGGGAATGGCCGCCTTCTACAAAGGCTACGTTCCAAACATGCTGGGGATCATCCCCTACGCTGGGATAGACCTAGCTGTCTATGAG ACGCTCAAGAACGCCTGGCTACAGCGCTATGCGGTAAACAGTGCAGACCCTGGCGTGTTTGTGCTCCTGGCCTGTGGCACTATGTCCAGCACCTGTGGCCAGCTGGCCAGCTACCCACTGGCCCTGGTCAGGACCCGGATGCAGGCCCAAG CCTCCATTGAGGGCGCTCCAGAGGTGACCATGAGCAGCCTCTTCAGACAGATCCTGCGAACCGAGGGGGCCTTTGGCCTGTACCGGGGGCTGGCCCCTAACTTCATGAAGGTGATCCCAGCTGTGAGCATCAGCTACGTGGTCTATGAGAACCTGAAGATCACCCTGGGTGTGCAGTCTCGGTGA
- the SLC25A25 gene encoding calcium-binding mitochondrial carrier protein SCaMC-2 isoform X22, with amino-acid sequence MLCLCLYVPLIGETQSEFQYFESKGLPAELKSIFKLSVFIPSQEFSTYRQWKQKIVQAGDKDLDGQLDFEEFVHYLQDHEKKLRLVFKSLDKKNDGRIDAQEIMQSLRDLGVKISEQQAEKILKRIRTGHFWGPVTYMDKNGTMTIDWNEWRDYHLLHPVENIPEIILYWKHSTIFDVGENLTVPDEFTVEERQTGMWWRHLVAGGGAGAVSRTCTAPLDRLKVLMQVHASRSNNMCIVGGFTQMIREGGAKSLWRGNGINVLKIAPESAIKFMAYEQIKRLVGSDQETLRIHERLVAGSLAGAIAQSSIYPMEVLKTRMALRKTGQYSGMLDCARKILAREGMAAFYKGYVPNMLGIIPYAGIDLAVYETLKNAWLQRYAVNSADPGVFVLLACGTMSSTCGQLASYPLALVRTRMQAQASIEGAPEVTMSSLFRQILRTEGAFGLYRGLAPNFMKVIPAVSISYVVYENLKITLGVQSR; translated from the exons atgctctgcctctgcctctatgtgCCGCTCATCGGGGAGACCCAGAGCGAGTTCCAGTACTTCGAGTCCAAGGGGCTTCCCGCCGAGCTGAAGTCCATCTTCAAACTCAGCGTCTTCATCCCCTCCCAGGAGTTCTCCACCTACCGCCAGTGGAAGCAG aaaaTCGTGCAAGCTGGAGACAAAGACCTCGATGGGCAGCTCGACTTTGAAGAGTTTGTCCATTATCTACAAGATCACGAGAAGAAGCTGAGGCTGGTATTCAAGAGTTTGGACAAGAAGAATGATG GACGAATCGATGCTCAGGAGATCATGCAGTCCCTGCGGGACCTAGGAGTAAAGATATCCGAACAGCAGGCGGAAAAGATTCTCAAGAG AATACGAACGGGCCACTTCTGGGGCCCTGTCACCTA CATGGATAAGAATGGCACAATGACTATTGACTGGAATGAATGGAGAGACTACCACCTCCTCCATCCCGTGGAAAACATCCCCGAGATCATCCTGTACTGGAAGCATTCCACG ATCTTTGATGTGGGTGAGAATCTGACAGTCCCTGATGAATTCACAGTGGAGGAGAGGCAGACGGGGATGTGGTGGAGACACCTCGTGGctggaggcggggcgggggctgtATCCAGAACTTGCACGGCGCCCTTGGACAGGCTCAAGGTGCTCATGCAG GTCCATGCCTCCCGCAGCAACAACATGTGCATTGTGGGTGGGTTCACCCAGATGATTCGAGAAGGCGGGGCCAAATCTCTCTGGCGGGGAAATGGCATCAACGTCCTCAAAATTGCCCCTGAATCAGCCATCAAATTCATGGCCTACGAGCAG ATCAAGCGTCTTGTGGGGAGTGACCAGGAGACTCTGAGGATTCACGAGAGACTTGTGGCAGGGTCCCTGGCTGGGGCCATCGCTCAGAGTAGCATCTACCCAATGGAG GTTCTGAAGACCCGAATGGCCCTGCGCAAGACAGGCCAGTACTCGGGCATGCTGGACTGTGCCAGGAAGATCCTAGCCAGAGAGGGAATGGCCGCCTTCTACAAAGGCTACGTTCCAAACATGCTGGGGATCATCCCCTACGCTGGGATAGACCTAGCTGTCTATGAG ACGCTCAAGAACGCCTGGCTACAGCGCTATGCGGTAAACAGTGCAGACCCTGGCGTGTTTGTGCTCCTGGCCTGTGGCACTATGTCCAGCACCTGTGGCCAGCTGGCCAGCTACCCACTGGCCCTGGTCAGGACCCGGATGCAGGCCCAAG CCTCCATTGAGGGCGCTCCAGAGGTGACCATGAGCAGCCTCTTCAGACAGATCCTGCGAACCGAGGGGGCCTTTGGCCTGTACCGGGGGCTGGCCCCTAACTTCATGAAGGTGATCCCAGCTGTGAGCATCAGCTACGTGGTCTATGAGAACCTGAAGATCACCCTGGGTGTGCAGTCTCGGTGA
- the SLC25A25 gene encoding calcium-binding mitochondrial carrier protein SCaMC-2 isoform X24, producing the protein MSCHGNDWLSYDFQGRQAGITGKKIVQAGDKDLDGQLDFEEFVHYLQDHEKKLRLVFKSLDKKNDGRIDAQEIMQSLRDLGVKISEQQAEKILKRIRTGHFWGPVTYMDKNGTMTIDWNEWRDYHLLHPVENIPEIILYWKHSTIFDVGENLTVPDEFTVEERQTGMWWRHLVAGGGAGAVSRTCTAPLDRLKVLMQVHASRSNNMCIVGGFTQMIREGGAKSLWRGNGINVLKIAPESAIKFMAYEQIKRLVGSDQETLRIHERLVAGSLAGAIAQSSIYPMEVLKTRMALRKTGQYSGMLDCARKILAREGMAAFYKGYVPNMLGIIPYAGIDLAVYETLKNAWLQRYAVNSADPGVFVLLACGTMSSTCGQLASYPLALVRTRMQAQASIEGAPEVTMSSLFRQILRTEGAFGLYRGLAPNFMKVIPAVSISYVVYENLKITLGVQSR; encoded by the exons ATGTCATGTCACGGGAATGACTGGCTTTCTTATGACTTCCAAGGAAGGCAGGCTGGAATTACGGGGAAG aaaaTCGTGCAAGCTGGAGACAAAGACCTCGATGGGCAGCTCGACTTTGAAGAGTTTGTCCATTATCTACAAGATCACGAGAAGAAGCTGAGGCTGGTATTCAAGAGTTTGGACAAGAAGAATGATG GACGAATCGATGCTCAGGAGATCATGCAGTCCCTGCGGGACCTAGGAGTAAAGATATCCGAACAGCAGGCGGAAAAGATTCTCAAGAG AATACGAACGGGCCACTTCTGGGGCCCTGTCACCTA CATGGATAAGAATGGCACAATGACTATTGACTGGAATGAATGGAGAGACTACCACCTCCTCCATCCCGTGGAAAACATCCCCGAGATCATCCTGTACTGGAAGCATTCCACG ATCTTTGATGTGGGTGAGAATCTGACAGTCCCTGATGAATTCACAGTGGAGGAGAGGCAGACGGGGATGTGGTGGAGACACCTCGTGGctggaggcggggcgggggctgtATCCAGAACTTGCACGGCGCCCTTGGACAGGCTCAAGGTGCTCATGCAG GTCCATGCCTCCCGCAGCAACAACATGTGCATTGTGGGTGGGTTCACCCAGATGATTCGAGAAGGCGGGGCCAAATCTCTCTGGCGGGGAAATGGCATCAACGTCCTCAAAATTGCCCCTGAATCAGCCATCAAATTCATGGCCTACGAGCAG ATCAAGCGTCTTGTGGGGAGTGACCAGGAGACTCTGAGGATTCACGAGAGACTTGTGGCAGGGTCCCTGGCTGGGGCCATCGCTCAGAGTAGCATCTACCCAATGGAG GTTCTGAAGACCCGAATGGCCCTGCGCAAGACAGGCCAGTACTCGGGCATGCTGGACTGTGCCAGGAAGATCCTAGCCAGAGAGGGAATGGCCGCCTTCTACAAAGGCTACGTTCCAAACATGCTGGGGATCATCCCCTACGCTGGGATAGACCTAGCTGTCTATGAG ACGCTCAAGAACGCCTGGCTACAGCGCTATGCGGTAAACAGTGCAGACCCTGGCGTGTTTGTGCTCCTGGCCTGTGGCACTATGTCCAGCACCTGTGGCCAGCTGGCCAGCTACCCACTGGCCCTGGTCAGGACCCGGATGCAGGCCCAAG CCTCCATTGAGGGCGCTCCAGAGGTGACCATGAGCAGCCTCTTCAGACAGATCCTGCGAACCGAGGGGGCCTTTGGCCTGTACCGGGGGCTGGCCCCTAACTTCATGAAGGTGATCCCAGCTGTGAGCATCAGCTACGTGGTCTATGAGAACCTGAAGATCACCCTGGGTGTGCAGTCTCGGTGA
- the SLC25A25 gene encoding calcium-binding mitochondrial carrier protein SCaMC-2 isoform X23: protein MLCLCLYVPLIGETQSEFQYFESKGLPAELKSIFKLSVFIPSQEFSTYRQWKQKIVQAGDKDLDGQLDFEEFVHYLQDHEKKLRLVFKSLDKKNDGRIDAQEIMQSLRDLGVKISEQQAEKILKSMDKNGTMTIDWNEWRDYHLLHPVENIPEIILYWKHSTIFDVGENLTVPDEFTVEERQTGMWWRHLVAGGGAGAVSRTCTAPLDRLKVLMQVHASRSNNMCIVGGFTQMIREGGAKSLWRGNGINVLKIAPESAIKFMAYEQIKRLVGSDQETLRIHERLVAGSLAGAIAQSSIYPMEVLKTRMALRKTGQYSGMLDCARKILAREGMAAFYKGYVPNMLGIIPYAGIDLAVYETLKNAWLQRYAVNSADPGVFVLLACGTMSSTCGQLASYPLALVRTRMQAQASIEGAPEVTMSSLFRQILRTEGAFGLYRGLAPNFMKVIPAVSISYVVYENLKITLGVQSR, encoded by the exons atgctctgcctctgcctctatgtgCCGCTCATCGGGGAGACCCAGAGCGAGTTCCAGTACTTCGAGTCCAAGGGGCTTCCCGCCGAGCTGAAGTCCATCTTCAAACTCAGCGTCTTCATCCCCTCCCAGGAGTTCTCCACCTACCGCCAGTGGAAGCAG aaaaTCGTGCAAGCTGGAGACAAAGACCTCGATGGGCAGCTCGACTTTGAAGAGTTTGTCCATTATCTACAAGATCACGAGAAGAAGCTGAGGCTGGTATTCAAGAGTTTGGACAAGAAGAATGATG GACGAATCGATGCTCAGGAGATCATGCAGTCCCTGCGGGACCTAGGAGTAAAGATATCCGAACAGCAGGCGGAAAAGATTCTCAAGAG CATGGATAAGAATGGCACAATGACTATTGACTGGAATGAATGGAGAGACTACCACCTCCTCCATCCCGTGGAAAACATCCCCGAGATCATCCTGTACTGGAAGCATTCCACG ATCTTTGATGTGGGTGAGAATCTGACAGTCCCTGATGAATTCACAGTGGAGGAGAGGCAGACGGGGATGTGGTGGAGACACCTCGTGGctggaggcggggcgggggctgtATCCAGAACTTGCACGGCGCCCTTGGACAGGCTCAAGGTGCTCATGCAG GTCCATGCCTCCCGCAGCAACAACATGTGCATTGTGGGTGGGTTCACCCAGATGATTCGAGAAGGCGGGGCCAAATCTCTCTGGCGGGGAAATGGCATCAACGTCCTCAAAATTGCCCCTGAATCAGCCATCAAATTCATGGCCTACGAGCAG ATCAAGCGTCTTGTGGGGAGTGACCAGGAGACTCTGAGGATTCACGAGAGACTTGTGGCAGGGTCCCTGGCTGGGGCCATCGCTCAGAGTAGCATCTACCCAATGGAG GTTCTGAAGACCCGAATGGCCCTGCGCAAGACAGGCCAGTACTCGGGCATGCTGGACTGTGCCAGGAAGATCCTAGCCAGAGAGGGAATGGCCGCCTTCTACAAAGGCTACGTTCCAAACATGCTGGGGATCATCCCCTACGCTGGGATAGACCTAGCTGTCTATGAG ACGCTCAAGAACGCCTGGCTACAGCGCTATGCGGTAAACAGTGCAGACCCTGGCGTGTTTGTGCTCCTGGCCTGTGGCACTATGTCCAGCACCTGTGGCCAGCTGGCCAGCTACCCACTGGCCCTGGTCAGGACCCGGATGCAGGCCCAAG CCTCCATTGAGGGCGCTCCAGAGGTGACCATGAGCAGCCTCTTCAGACAGATCCTGCGAACCGAGGGGGCCTTTGGCCTGTACCGGGGGCTGGCCCCTAACTTCATGAAGGTGATCCCAGCTGTGAGCATCAGCTACGTGGTCTATGAGAACCTGAAGATCACCCTGGGTGTGCAGTCTCGGTGA